The following nucleotide sequence is from Catonella massiliensis.
AATTCCTTGAGGGCAAGGAGCTTCCGGGCGTTGCGGCTGCTAACGATAAATAAATAAATTTTTGAAAGGTTAACACAATGAGAAGAAAAATAATAGCAGGCAACTGGAAGATGAACAAGACTCCTAGTGAGGCAGTTGCATTAGTTAATGAGTTAAAAGACTTAGTTAAAAATGACGAGGTAGATGTAGTGTACTGCGTACCTGCTATCGACATCGTTCCTGTAGTAGAGGCAGTGAAGGGCACCAATGTCAAGGTTGGTGCTGAGAACATGTACTTCGAAGAGAGCGGTGCTTACACAGGAGAGATATCAGCAGCCATGCTTAAGGATGCAGGCGTAGAATATGTAATCATCGGTCACAGCGAGAGAAGAGACTACTTTAAGGAAGATGATGTCCTCCTTAACAAAAAGGTAAAGAAGGCTATTGAGGCAGGCATCACCCCTATACTTTGCTGCGGTGAGACCCTTGAACAGAGAGAAATGGGCATAGCGGTTGACTTTATCAGACTTCAGATTAAGTCAGACTTAAAGGATGTGGCAGCCACTGATGTAGCTAAGCTTGTAATAGCTTATGAGCCTATCTGGGCTATAGGTACAGGAAAGACAGCTACAAGTGACCAGGCTGAAGAAATCTGTAAGGCTGTTCGTGACTGCATAAGAGAGATGTATGATGATGCTACAGCTGAGAAGGTACGTATCCAGTACGGCGGTTCTGTAAATGCAGGCAATGCAGCAGAGCTCTTCACCAAGCCAAACATTGATGGAGCACTCGTAGGTGGTGCAAGCCTTAAGGCTGACTTTGGTCAGATTGTAAATTATAAGTAGGGTGTTCTATTCCGTTATAATAACAACACTTGACTTTTTACATTGCTGTGAGATATAATACACATAGGCAAAAAGAAAATATGTATCCAATAAGATGCGAACACCCTAGAGCTGCAACTCTAGGGTGTTCTGATCCTTGATATTAGCAATACTTGACTTTAAGGACGGTTATGAGTTATAATATATGTGCATTAGAGTTGTAACGAACCCAATGAAATTCAAAAAGCGAACACCCTAGAGCTGCAACTCTAGGGTGTTCTATTCCGTCAAGGTGGCTTAGTCCTTTTTAGGCTGGTCGCCTTTTTCCTGTTCTCTGTCCAGCCATTTGCTTATATAGTTAGCTACTATACTCGCTATGACAGAGATTAAAAATGATGTAACGATTTCCAATGAAATTCACCTCCCTTCTATGCCTAGTGGGAGAGGCAACGATTATATTATAACACATATGTTCGATTTTGTCACATGAGATAATGATTTGACTTCTTAGCCTTAATAGGTTATAATTGTGAACATAAAAGATTATTAAGTGTTCCATGAGTTCAAAAAAACGAAAAACTCGAAGTCTGCAGCTTCGAGTTTTTCTATTCCATTTTTTATAAAGGTGGCTTAGTCCTTTTTAGGCTGGCTGCCTTTGTTATGCTCTCTGTCCAGCCATTTGCAGATATAGTTTGCAACTATACCTGCCATGACAGAGATTATAAAAGATATTAAATTATCCACGAGTTCACCTCCCTTCTATGCCTAGTGGGAGAGGCAACGATTATATTATAACACATACGTTCGATTTTGTCATATATATTCCTATCTCATTATAACAAAATAATATCAGGATTATTCCATATCTATCTTGCCAATTCCCCTCATAAATGCTATCATACAAGACAAAATAAGGAGGTAGAACATGGATATCAAATACGTTAGCACCAGAGGAGATAAAGAAAAGGTCACAGCCTCACAGGCTATCCTACGTGGAATAGCACCTGATGGCGGTCTATATGTACCTGAGACCTTCCCAAAGCTTGATAAGAGCCTTACGGAACTTAAAGGACTTAACTATAGAGAAATAGCCTACGAAGTGATGAAGCTCTTCCTTACTGACTTCACCGAGGAAGAACTAAAAGCTTGCATAGACTCAGCCTATGACAGCAAATTCGATACAGAAGAAATAGTTCCTATGAAAGAAGCAGACGGACTTATATATCT
It contains:
- the tpiA gene encoding triose-phosphate isomerase is translated as MRRKIIAGNWKMNKTPSEAVALVNELKDLVKNDEVDVVYCVPAIDIVPVVEAVKGTNVKVGAENMYFEESGAYTGEISAAMLKDAGVEYVIIGHSERRDYFKEDDVLLNKKVKKAIEAGITPILCCGETLEQREMGIAVDFIRLQIKSDLKDVAATDVAKLVIAYEPIWAIGTGKTATSDQAEEICKAVRDCIREMYDDATAEKVRIQYGGSVNAGNAAELFTKPNIDGALVGGASLKADFGQIVNYK